DNA from Halogeometricum sp. S1BR25-6:
GCATCCTCGACGGCGACGACCAGGCCGCCTACGACATCGATAGCCAGAGCGCGGGCGACCTCGTCCTCGTCGCCGACCCGGACGCGTGGTTCGCCTACTACTGGTGGGACGACGGCGAGGAGGCGGCGATGCCCCCCTACGCCGATAGCGTCGACATCCACGAGAAACCCGGCTACGACCCCTGCGAACTGTTCCTCGGCGAGGACGGGTTCGTCTCGACGGACCCCTCGAAGGTGAAGGGGTCGCACGGCCGCGTCGACCCCGAGACGACGCCGTTCTTCGGCATTGGCGGCCCCGCCGCCCCGTCGCTGTCCCTCGACGGCGACATCGACATGCGGCAGGTCGCTCCGACGGTGCTCGACCTCCTCGGCGTCCACGAGGCCGTCGACATGGAGTTCGAGGGCGCGTCCATCCTCGCCCCGTCGAACGAGTTGGGGCCCGCCGACGACTGACCGGATTGACGGAGCCGAAACGCGTTATGTCCTCCGCGCGGTAGCGTGCGGCATGACCGTTCCCTTCCGCGACCTCGAAGTCTCGTGGCTCGGCTACGCCACCGCCAGAATCGAGTCCGAATCCGGCTCCGTCGCCTATCTCGACCCCGGCCGTTACGGCGTCCTCGACGACTACCACGCCCGCGACGGCGACGTCGTCTGCGTCACGCACGACCACCACTACGACTCCGACGCGATTCGCTCGGTCGCGAACGAAGACGCCACCGTCGTCGTCTTCGAGGGCGTGAACCCGGCGAACATCGACCGCGACGTGGAGGCCGTCGAGGACCTGCCGTACGAGGTGATCCGCGTCGGCGAGGAGGAGCACCTGAGCGTCGGCGCCGTCGACGTGTGGACGCTGCCGGCGTACAACGAGGAGGATAGCCCGCACGCCAGAGACGACGGGAGCCTCGTCCACCCGCGGGGACTCGGCTGCGCGTACCTCCTCTCCGTCGACGGCGTCAAGGTGTTCTGGCCGGGAGACAGCGACGTACTCGAAGGGTTCGAGCAGTTGTCGGTGGACCTCTTTCTCGCCAACATCGGCGGCAGCGTCGTGATGGACCGCCACGAGGCGGCCGACCTCGCGGAGGCGCTTGCGCCCGAACTCGTCCTGCCGATTCACTACGACACCATCGACCTCTTGAAGACCGACCCCGAGGCGTTCGTCGTCGACGTCGCCTCCCGACACATTCCGGTCGTCCTCGAAGACCCGACCGACCACGCGGTCTGAGCCGAGGGGTCGGGGGGCCTGACCGGCCGGGCGGTCGGTCCGGTCGCGGCAACCGTTTTGCACCGCCGGGCCGTCGACCGACGCGAGATGAGACTCACGACGCCGACGGTCGACCGCGGTCGGTTCGACGGGCGAATTCCCTACTACCGCGCCGGCGACGGCCCCGAGACGCTGGTCGTCCTCCCCGGACTGAGCGACGCGTTCTCCGGTTCGCGGGCGGCGACGGCGGCGCACCTCGCGCGGACGGCGTCTCGCGGCCTCACCGACGACTTCACCGTCTGGACGGTCGGCCGCCCGCGCGACCTCGACCCGGACGCGACGACGCGCGACCTCGCCGGGGCGGTGGCGACGGCGCTGGACGAATTGGACGGCGGGCACGTTCTCGGCTGTTCGATGGGCGGCCTCGTCGCCCAGCACCTCGCGGCGGACTACCCGGACCACGTCGACAGACTCGTCCTCGCCGCCGCCGGCGCGCACGTCGGCGACGCCGGCCGGGCGGTCCTCAACGACTGGGAGACGTGGGCCGCGAGCGAGGAGTGGGGAAAACTGTACGCCTCCGTCGTCCGCGAGACGTACGCGGGGTGGCGGCGGCGGGCGTACCCCGCGCTCCTGCGCGCGGTCGGTCCGGCGCTGGCGCCGCCGTCCCCGGACGACGTGCTGACGTCGATTCGGGCGGTCCGCGACCACGACGCGAGCGAGAGGCTGGAGGAGGTGACGGCGCCGACCCTCGTACTCGGCGGGAGCGAGGACAGACTGTTCCCCGCCGACCTGCTCCGAGAGACGAAGGCGGCGCTCCCGGACGCGACGCTGGCGCTCCTGTCCGGGGCGGGACACGCCGCCGCCTCCGAGCACCCGAGAGTGTTCGGTCGGGCGGTGAAGCGGTTCCTGCGCGGCGAACAGATATAGGCGACGAGGCGACGCTACAGCACGCCCATCTCGCCAAGTCGGTCGGGCAGGTACGTGTCGGTCACGAAGTCCAGTCCGCGGGCGGCCAGCGACTGCTGTTCGGCCTTCTTGTTGATGTCGAGTTGCAGTTCGATCTGCTCCTCCCAGTAGTCGGTCATAAAGCGCGGGTCCTCAAGTTCGGATTCGAGGGCGTTGACGTCCGAGTCCGACAGCGGGTCCGTCGGCAGGTCGTAGTCGACGATGTCCTGCGGTTGGATGCCGATGAATTTCGCCTCGGGCGTGGCGAGGTACTCCGAGAGGTGCGCGGACTTGATGGAGCCGTACGCGACGGAGCCGTAGATGCGGTAGGACCACGGGTCGCCGTCGGTGAACACCACGACGGGCAGGTCGAGTTCGTCGTGGAGGCGCTTCGTGAGGCGGCGCGTCGCCCGCGCCGGTTGGCCGCCGAGGTGGACGACGAGGGCGTCGTGCTTCTCGTCGAAGCCGTTCTCCACGAGTCGGTCGCGCATGCCGCCGGTCTCCACGCAGAGGACGAACGCGGCGTCGTTGTCGAGGAACTCGATGGTGTCTGGATTGTTCGGAATCTGGTAGCCGCCCTGCCCCACGTCGTCCTGGCAGTGGATATCACGGTCGCCGCGGCGCGTCTGCTCGCGGAGGTGGAGCGGTCCCATCACCTTCGCGCCGGACTCCTCGGGGCGCATGTGGAAGTCCTCGCGGGTGACGTGCGAGACGATTTCGAGGTCCTCGATGAGCTGATTCGACTCGCTCTGGTCGTTGAACTGCGCCTCTTCGTTGTCCCACGACTCCGAGAGGTAGTACAGTTCACGGAGGGTCGACGAGCGGTTCTCCTCCAGTTGGTTGACGAGGAACTCGATGGCGTAGGCGGCCTTCAGAAGTTTCCGCGCGCCGCGGACGCTGTTGGCCGACCGCGTGGATTTGCGGTCGCCGTACACCCACACCTTCGACTCCTCGTCGAAGACGATGTTGCTCTTCGTCCGCGTGGGGATGTCCATGTGGGGGATGTCGCCCGACGCGAACTGGTCGTAGAACTCCGCGGCGAGGTTGATGAGTCGCTCCTGGGCGAGTTCGTCGTTCTGGTTCGTGCTCATGTGTGTTAGGTGTTGACGGTGAGTTTCTCCGCTTCGACGCCGTCGACGTTGATGTCGAACGACGCGTCCGAGGCGACGGTGTAGCTGAGTTCGACGGTGTCGCCCGCCGACACCGACGGGTTCCACTTGACGAACCACTCGCCGTCCAAGTCGACGACGGTGGCGCCGTCGGGCACGTCCGTCGGTTCGACCGAGACGATGTCGGTAATGTCGGGCGATTCGGTGCGGTCGGAGTAGTTCTCCACGACGAGGGTGACGGTGTCGCCGTCCACCTCGCGGTCGACGCTGAGGTTGTTCATGATGCGGGCCAGCGCGCCGTCGATGTTCGGCCGTTCGCGGCCCGTAACCTCCGACAGTTTGTCGGCCATCTCCGGCAGGATGCGCCCGAGCACGTCCTGTTTCTTCCGGCGCTTCTGCATCGAGCGGCGCTTGTTCAGGTACGACTTCAGTTCGCGCGCCGCCTCGCGGATGGCGAGTTCTATCTCGTCTTCTATCTCGGGGATGTTCGCGAGGGCGTCCTTCGACTCGGAGGTGAACGGGACGTTCGTGGAGGCGACGTGGACCATGATGACCGCCGGACCGCTCGGCATACCGGAGCCGCCGGGTTGGTCCAAGCCGTAGTTGCGCCAGCCGATGCGCTTGACCACGTCCGTCGTCGCGCAGGCCCCGCGCTGGTAGACGAGGGGGACGCGGTTGGCGAAGCGCAGGAGGTCGACCGAGCCCTCCGCGGAGAGTTCGCCGCCGTAGGCGATGCCCGCCTCGACGATGAACGGGTCGCCGCCGTGAACCTCGGCGTCGCGGGTCGCAGCGGCGTAGAAGTCGGCGTCGTACTCCTTGCGGAGGCCGGCCTCGACCAACTCGGCGGTGATGGGCGAGAGGCAGTTCGTCGGCGGCGCGAGGATGTCCGCCTCGCGCATGGCCTCGAGGAGTTGGGAGGCGATATCGCGGTCGTCGGCCACCTCGTTCACCTTCGGCGCGTCGTCCGGGACGGTGCGCATGACCGCCCACAGCGCATCGGTGACGTTCTCGCGGGCCGTGTCGCCGAACGTCACGTCCTCTGAGACGAGCACGTCCGCCGAGCGGTCGACGTACTCGCGGACCTGGTCTCTCGTCGCGCGGTGGCGGTCGTTCGAGCCGAACTTCTCCGCGACGCGGTCGGCGATGCCGCGAACCGTCGCGTCGTCCTTCTGGGTGCTCGTCGCCCCGTCGACGACGGCGTACAGGTCTCGTTGCTCACCGAGGACGGCCCACGCGGCCGCGACGGCGTTCTCGCGGACGGTGTCGCCGAACGCGACGTCGTGTTCCTCGCCGACGTCGTCCGCGACGGTGTCGACGATGTCCTCGAGTTCGAAGTAGGTCGTGCGCTCGCGGTTCCGGAGCGTGTCGCCGACGCGTTCGGCGAGCGCCGCCGTCGCTTCGGCGCCCTTGTTGGCGATGGCGTCCTCGATTTCGGCGTCGAGGTCGAGTTCGTCGCTCTCGACGACTCCCCACCCCATCTCGCGGCCGAAGTGTCTGTCGCGGAAGTTGTTCAGTATCTTGTCGGCCGTCTTCGCGCCGACGCGGGTGAACTCTTCCTGCAGGAAACCCGACACCGAGTAGGACTCGGTGCGCCCGAGCATCTTGATGAGCGTCCCGAGTTCGACGCCGTGGGGGTGCGGACGAATCTCCTCGGTCTCCGCGGGGAGTTCCGCCCCCTCGACCCGTTCGTAGCGGATGGGCTCTTCGAGGCCGGGTTCGTCGAGGACCAACCGGGCGTGCGGGTTGACGACGGCGGTGTGCTTGACGTAGTCGTGGAGCTGTTGGCGGGCGCGCATGTTCGCCTCCATCTCCACCTCGATGCGCGTGCCGTGGGTGGGCGAGAGGTCCGACTCGCCGGGTTCGAGTTCGCGTTCGACCTGAATCTCCGGTTCGTTCGTGTCGGTGTCGATGATGAGTTCGAAGTACTGAGCCGACGAGTCGCCCTGCGTGCGGGAGGTGATCTTCGCGGGCTTCCCGGAGGTGAGTTGGGAGTAGAGGACCGCCGCGGAGATACCGATACCCTGCTGCCCGCGGGACTGCTCGCGCGCGTGGAACCGCGAGCCGTAGAGCAGTTTCCCGAACACCTTCGGAATCTGCTCTTTCGTGATTCCGGGGCCGTTGTCCTCGACCACGAGCGTGTAGTAGTCGCCGGCCTCGCGGATTTCGATGGAGATGTCGGGCTTGATACCGGCCTCCTCGGTTGCGTCGAGTGCGTTGTCGACCGCCTCCTTCACGGCGGTGACCAAGCCTCGCGCCCCCGAGTCGAACCCGAGCATGTGCTTGTTCTTCTCGAAGAACTCGGCGATGGATATCGCGCGTTGGCTCTCGGCCAACTCCTCCGCGATACCGGCGTCCTCGCCGAGTGTCGACTGGAACGAGGTCATTCTGTGAGGAAATCTTCTGGATGAGCGCTTAAGTACTGTTCGGGAGTAGGGTGAAAGTGGAACGGGTCCGCGCCGGCGGAGAGAGGCCTTCCCACCGGGCGGTTCGCGGCGCAGAACCGAACGTCCGGGCGCACGCGGGGCCATCGTGGACGCGGAGCGACGCCGGCTATCGGGGTATTAGTAAGTACTCACGCGGGCGCGCGTGCGAGGGTTTAAGGCCGGAGATAGCTAACCCCGAAGCAGATAGTATGTCACACGAAAGTGAGTACGGAGCGGGGCAGATCCAGGTCCTCGAAGGGTTGGAAGCCGTTCGGAAACGCCCGGCAATGTACATCGGCTCCACCGACTCACGGGGCCTCCACCACCTCGTCTACGAAGTGGTGGACAACTCCATCGACGAAGCTCTCGCGGGCCACTGCGACGAGATATCGGTCGCCGTCAACGACGACGGCTCCGTCTCCGTCTCCGACAACGGCCGGGGCATCCCGGTCGACACCCACGAGCAGTACGACCGCCCCGCCGTCGAGGTCATCATGACCGTCCTCCACGCCGGCGGCAAGTTCGACAACAAATCCTACCAGGTCTCCGGCGGTCTCCACGGCGTCGGCGTGAGCGTCGTCAACGCCCTCTCGGAGTGGCTCGAAGTCGAGATAAAGCGCGACGGCGCCCTCTGGCGGCACCGCTTCGAACGCGGCGAGCCGCAGGTCGACGCCTTCGAACGCGTCCGCGACCTCGACTCCGACGAGGAGACGGGCACGACGATTCGATTCAAGCCCGACGACGAGGTGTTCGAGACGCTTGAGTTCGAGTTCACCACCCTGGAGAACCGCCTCCGCGAACTCGCCTTCCTCAACTCGGGCGTCGGTATCTCTCTCCGCGACGAACCCGAGGAGAAGGAGAGTTCGTTCCGCTTCGACGGCGGCATCCGCGAGTTCGTCCGCTACCTCAACGAGACGAAGACGACGATGCACGACGACGTCATCTACTACGAGGACGCCGAGGAGGGCATCGAAGTCGAGGTAGCGATGCAGGCGACGCAGGAACTGCAGGGCTCCATCCACGCCTTCGCCAACAACATCAACACCCGCGAGGGCGGGACGCACATGACCGGGTTCAAGACGGCGCTCACCCGCGTCGTCAACGACTACGCTCGGGAGAACAACCACCTCGACGACCTCGACTCCCTGAAGGGCGAGGACATCCGCGAGGGACTCACCGCGGTCATCTCCATCAAACACCCCGACCCGCA
Protein-coding regions in this window:
- a CDS encoding alpha/beta fold hydrolase, which codes for MRLTTPTVDRGRFDGRIPYYRAGDGPETLVVLPGLSDAFSGSRAATAAHLARTASRGLTDDFTVWTVGRPRDLDPDATTRDLAGAVATALDELDGGHVLGCSMGGLVAQHLAADYPDHVDRLVLAAAGAHVGDAGRAVLNDWETWAASEEWGKLYASVVRETYAGWRRRAYPALLRAVGPALAPPSPDDVLTSIRAVRDHDASERLEEVTAPTLVLGGSEDRLFPADLLRETKAALPDATLALLSGAGHAAASEHPRVFGRAVKRFLRGEQI
- a CDS encoding DNA topoisomerase VI subunit B; the protein is MTSFQSTLGEDAGIAEELAESQRAISIAEFFEKNKHMLGFDSGARGLVTAVKEAVDNALDATEEAGIKPDISIEIREAGDYYTLVVEDNGPGITKEQIPKVFGKLLYGSRFHAREQSRGQQGIGISAAVLYSQLTSGKPAKITSRTQGDSSAQYFELIIDTDTNEPEIQVERELEPGESDLSPTHGTRIEVEMEANMRARQQLHDYVKHTAVVNPHARLVLDEPGLEEPIRYERVEGAELPAETEEIRPHPHGVELGTLIKMLGRTESYSVSGFLQEEFTRVGAKTADKILNNFRDRHFGREMGWGVVESDELDLDAEIEDAIANKGAEATAALAERVGDTLRNRERTTYFELEDIVDTVADDVGEEHDVAFGDTVRENAVAAAWAVLGEQRDLYAVVDGATSTQKDDATVRGIADRVAEKFGSNDRHRATRDQVREYVDRSADVLVSEDVTFGDTARENVTDALWAVMRTVPDDAPKVNEVADDRDIASQLLEAMREADILAPPTNCLSPITAELVEAGLRKEYDADFYAAATRDAEVHGGDPFIVEAGIAYGGELSAEGSVDLLRFANRVPLVYQRGACATTDVVKRIGWRNYGLDQPGGSGMPSGPAVIMVHVASTNVPFTSESKDALANIPEIEDEIELAIREAARELKSYLNKRRSMQKRRKKQDVLGRILPEMADKLSEVTGRERPNIDGALARIMNNLSVDREVDGDTVTLVVENYSDRTESPDITDIVSVEPTDVPDGATVVDLDGEWFVKWNPSVSAGDTVELSYTVASDASFDINVDGVEAEKLTVNT
- a CDS encoding DNA topoisomerase IV subunit A, giving the protein MSTNQNDELAQERLINLAAEFYDQFASGDIPHMDIPTRTKSNIVFDEESKVWVYGDRKSTRSANSVRGARKLLKAAYAIEFLVNQLEENRSSTLRELYYLSESWDNEEAQFNDQSESNQLIEDLEIVSHVTREDFHMRPEESGAKVMGPLHLREQTRRGDRDIHCQDDVGQGGYQIPNNPDTIEFLDNDAAFVLCVETGGMRDRLVENGFDEKHDALVVHLGGQPARATRRLTKRLHDELDLPVVVFTDGDPWSYRIYGSVAYGSIKSAHLSEYLATPEAKFIGIQPQDIVDYDLPTDPLSDSDVNALESELEDPRFMTDYWEEQIELQLDINKKAEQQSLAARGLDFVTDTYLPDRLGEMGVL
- a CDS encoding MBL fold metallo-hydrolase; its protein translation is MTVPFRDLEVSWLGYATARIESESGSVAYLDPGRYGVLDDYHARDGDVVCVTHDHHYDSDAIRSVANEDATVVVFEGVNPANIDRDVEAVEDLPYEVIRVGEEEHLSVGAVDVWTLPAYNEEDSPHARDDGSLVHPRGLGCAYLLSVDGVKVFWPGDSDVLEGFEQLSVDLFLANIGGSVVMDRHEAADLAEALAPELVLPIHYDTIDLLKTDPEAFVVDVASRHIPVVLEDPTDHAV
- the gyrB gene encoding DNA topoisomerase (ATP-hydrolyzing) subunit B; the encoded protein is MSHESEYGAGQIQVLEGLEAVRKRPAMYIGSTDSRGLHHLVYEVVDNSIDEALAGHCDEISVAVNDDGSVSVSDNGRGIPVDTHEQYDRPAVEVIMTVLHAGGKFDNKSYQVSGGLHGVGVSVVNALSEWLEVEIKRDGALWRHRFERGEPQVDAFERVRDLDSDEETGTTIRFKPDDEVFETLEFEFTTLENRLRELAFLNSGVGISLRDEPEEKESSFRFDGGIREFVRYLNETKTTMHDDVIYYEDAEEGIEVEVAMQATQELQGSIHAFANNINTREGGTHMTGFKTALTRVVNDYARENNHLDDLDSLKGEDIREGLTAVISIKHPDPQFEGQTKTKLGNSEVRGIVESVMHQQLGTYFEENPGTAQSIVMKAVEAAKARRAAKKAEELTRRKSALESTALPGKLADCQSRDPAESELFVVEGDSAGGSAKQGRDRHFQAILPLRGKILNVEKHRLDRILENNEVRALITAIGAGVGEEFDVEDVRYERVILMTDADVDGAHIRTLLLTLLYRYMRPLVEAGYVYAAQPPLYRVRYRGETYDAMTEAERDRIVEEKCDGNPTQVQRFKGLGEMNPEQLWDTTMNPENRVLKQITVEDAAAADRMFNILMGDAVEPRKQFIKEHATDAEWVDI